A DNA window from Pyrus communis chromosome 3, drPyrComm1.1, whole genome shotgun sequence contains the following coding sequences:
- the LOC137730089 gene encoding pentatricopeptide repeat-containing protein At4g33990-like has product MLSKLPTNVPPHLSLRFLKIYCNSGDLQRARHLFDQIPEPDLRAWTVLISGYTRHGLLKESLSLYTSLRARRIAPDSLLLLSVAKACAALGDVRNAKELHDETIRFGFHSDVALGNAMVAMFGKCRYVDGARRVFNGMAVKDVVSWTSLCSCYVNCGLPGQGLAAFREMGLNGVRPNAVTVSSILPACSELKDLKLGREIHGFVLKHGMEENVFVSSALVNIYASCLSIKQAQLVFDMMSKRDVVSWNVLLTAYFSNRDCEKGVALFCRMRREGVKLDGASWNAVIGGCLNNGQTIQALKMLGQMQESGIKPNQITITSLLPACKDLESLRAGKEVHSYMFRTCLMEDLATTTALVFMYAKCGELELSRRVFDMMPRRDTVAWNTMIIANSMHGDGEEALLLFRKMLDSKVKPNSVTFTGVLCGCSHSRLVDEGIVVFDSMRMDHSIEPDADHYSCMVDVLSRAGRLVEAYQFIQRMPMEPAPGAWGALLGACRVHKNVDLAKIAANKLFEIEPDNPGNYVLLSNILVTANRWEEASETRKLMRDRGITKTPGCSWVQVRNRVYSFVSGDRSNERSEEIYKFMVDMGEKMRLAGYVPNTDFVLQDVDQEEKVGILCNHSEKLAVAFGILNMNGESTIRVFKNLRICGDCHNAIKFMAKIVGVQIIVRDSLRFHHFKNGDCSCRDFW; this is encoded by the coding sequence TTCCCGAACCAGACCTGCGTGCGTGGACCGTGCTCATATCAGGTTACACGCGACATGGGCTCCTCAAGGAATCTTTAAGTCTTTACACTTCACTCAGAGCTCGGCGAATAGCGCCCGATAGCCTTCTGCTTTTATCAGTTGCTAAGGCGTGTGCTGCTCTTGGTGATGTTAGAAATGCGAAAGAGCTTCACGATGAAACAATTCGATTTGGGTTTCATTCGGATGTCGCTTTGGGTAATGCAATGGTCGCTATGTTTGGAAAATGTAGATATGTTGATGGGGCGAGACGGGTTTTCAACGGCATGGCGGTGAAAGATGTGGTGTCTTGGACCTCTTTGTGTTCTTGTTATGTTAACTGCGGGCTGCCTGGACAAGGTTTGGCGGCATTTCGAGAGATGGGGTTGAATGGAGTGAGACCCAATGCTGTGACAGTGTCTTCAATCCTACCTGCTTGCTCAGAACTGAAAGATTTGAAATTGGGAAGAGAGATTCATGGGTTTGTTCTCAAACatggaatggaagagaatgttTTCGTTAGCAGCGCCCTTGTAAATATCTATGCTAGTTGTCTGAGCATTAAACAAGCTCAGTTGGTATTTGATATGATGTCTAAACGAGATGTCGTATCCTGGAATGTACTTCTAACTGCATATTTCTCAAACAGAGATTGCGAAAAGGGCGTAGCTTTATTTTGTAGAATGAGAAGGGAAGGTGTTAAATTGGATGGTGCGTCATGGAATGCTGTTATTGGTGGGTGCTTGAATAATGGGCAGACAATACAGGCTCTGAAAATGCTCGGACAGATGcaagaatcaggaattaagccCAATCAGATCACAATTACTAGTTTGTTACCAGCTTGCAAAGATTTGGAGAGCTTAAGGGCAGGCAAAGAGGTACATAGTTACATGTTTAGGACTTGTTTAATGGAGGACTTGGCTACCACAACAGCTTTGGttttcatgtatgcaaaatgtggTGAGTTGGAACTTTCTCGGAGGGTCTTTGATATGATGCCAAGAAGGGATACAGTTGCTTGGAATACAATGATCATTGCAAACTCGATGCATGGAGATGGAGAAGAAGCCTTGTTGCTGTTCAGAAAAATGTTAGACTCCAAGGTGAAGCCCAATTCTGTTACTTTCACTGGTGTTTTGTGCGGTTGTAGCCATTCTCGGCTGGTTGATGAAGGCATCGTGGTTTTTGATTCAATGAGGATGGATCACTCAATAGAACCTGATGCAGATCATTACTCATGCATGGTTGATGTGCTTAGCCGTGCTGGCCGTCTAGTTGAGGCATATCAGTTCATACAAAGAATGCCAATGGAACCTGCTCCCGGTGCTTGGGGAGCATTGCTTGGTGCGTGTAGAGTGCACAAAAATGTGGACTTAGCAAAAATTGCAGCAAACAAGCTGTTCGAAATTGAACCAGATAACCCCGGCAACTATGTACTGTTGTCCAACATTTTAGTCACTGCCAATCGATGGGAAGAAGCTTCGGAAACCAGGAAGTTGATGAGAGACAGAGGAATCACAAAAACACCGGGTTGTTCTTGGGTTCAGGTTAGAAATAGAGTCTACTCTTTTGTTTCCGGTGATAGGAGTAACGAGCGTAGTGAGGAGATATACAAGTTTATGGTTGACATGGGTGAGAAGATGAGATTGGCAGGGTATGTTCCCAACACTGATTTTGTTCTGCAAGATGTGGATCAAGAGGAGAAAGTGGGGATCCTTTGCAACCACAGTGAGAAACTTGCTGTAGCTTTTGGGATACTCAATATGAATGGCGAATCGACGATTCGGGTATTTAAGAATTTGAGGATATGTGGGGACTGCCATAATGCCATCAAGTTCATGGCCAAGATTGTTGGTGTGCAGATTATTGTTAGAGATTCCTTGAGGTTTCACCATTTCAAAAATGGAGATTGTTCTTGTAGAGATTTCTGGTGA